CAGCTGTACAACCGCAAAATTACGCACATGAATACTCATTTGTGTTCGCTCCTTTTTTCAAATATGTATTTTCACCCTCATGAACGAAAGAAAAGAACAAAAAGAAACGGGTACTTCTACCATTTCTGAAAAAAATGCAGCAAATGTCCATCCGGGTCACGAACCGCAAAGAAAAGGCGATCACCTGCTACCGAAACCTTTTCCACGCTCACGCCCAGTTTTGCGAGGCGCAGGTACGTTTGACAAATCGCGTAGGCATCCCCTGCACGAAAGGCAGACAAAAATTGCTCGAACCCTTCTTTTGATACAAAGCCGGATGAATCACGACGTCCAGCTTTGTCGAATTTCTTTTTGTGGGATGGGCTTTCTCCCTGTCTGGATTGCTCTGCCAACACGAACAAGCGCTGGCGTGCCCTCTTCACTCCTTCCTTCACTGCCCCTACGGTCGTATGGAGCAATGTGGCTGTTTCCTGCGCCGTAAACGAAAAAATGTCCATCATGAGAATCAGCACCATCTGTCTGGCATTTAGTCGATCCGCCAGTTGCTCGAACACCTCTCTCTGCACAAACGCATCAGATACACTGGACTGATGCAGATAGATCGCTTCATCAAACAAGGCGGGATGCTCATTCGCCTTTACTTTCCTGCAATGATCGATCCAAGCATTCGTAGCAATTTGCTTCAAAAATGCCTTGGTTAGTTCTCTGTCTGGAGTCTTCTGCAAGGAACGATACACCTTCGTCAATGTTT
This genomic stretch from Brevibacillus brevis harbors:
- a CDS encoding RNA polymerase sigma factor, which encodes MGADQDKASFLRVNPFLADIQKHCLSLTKNEWDAQDLFQETLTKVYRSLQKTPDRELTKAFLKQIATNAWIDHCRKVKANEHPALFDEAIYLHQSSVSDAFVQREVFEQLADRLNARQMVLILMMDIFSFTAQETATLLHTTVGAVKEGVKRARQRLFVLAEQSRQGESPSHKKKFDKAGRRDSSGFVSKEGFEQFLSAFRAGDAYAICQTYLRLAKLGVSVEKVSVAGDRLFFAVRDPDGHLLHFFQKW